In a genomic window of Gambusia affinis linkage group LG04, SWU_Gaff_1.0, whole genome shotgun sequence:
- the LOC122829476 gene encoding retinol dehydrogenase 8-like, with translation MASPEQKVVLITGCSSGIGLRMAVMLAKDEKKRYHVIATMRDLKRKDKLVEAAGDAYGKTLSLAVLDVCNDESVKQCINGIKNRHIDVLVNNAGIGLVGPIESIPIEEMKKVFETNFFGVIRMIKEVMPDMKKRRGGHIIVVSSVMGLQGVVFNDVYAASKFAMEGFCESLAVQLLKFNVILSLIEPGPVHTEFEAKMIQDVKQKEYPGADSDTVHYFKNVYLPSSVDIFEAFGQTPDDVAKCTKKVIEASRPRFRNLTNPLYTPIVALKYADETGGLSVHAFYHMLFNMGPVMHVSMVAMKYLTCGCLRRRTISPN, from the exons ATGGCGAGTCCCGAACAGAAAGTGGTCCTGATCACTGGCTGCTCCTCTGGGATTGGTCTAAGAATGGCTGTGATGCTGGCCAAGGATGAGAAGAAGCGTTATCACG TAATAGCCACGATGCGTGACCTGAAACGAAAGGACAAGCTGGTAGAGGCTGCTGGAGATGCATATGGGAAAACTCTTTCTCTTGCTGTGTTGGATGTCTGCAATGATGAATCTGTCAAACAATGCATAAACGGCATCAAAAATCGACACATAGACGTCCTTG TCAACAATGCAGGTATTGGCCTGGTGGGTCCAATAGAAAGCATTCCTATCGAAGAGATGAAGAAAGTATTTGAGACTAATTTCTTTGGAGTCATCAGGATGATCAAGGAAGTGATGCCGGAcatgaagaaaagaagaggaggacaCATCATTGTAGTTAGCAGCGTGATGGGACTACAAG gtgTTGTGTTTAATGACGTCTACGCTGCTTCCAAGTTTGCCATGGAGGGTTTTTGTGAGAGTTTAGCTGTGCAGCTTTTGAAGTTTAACGTCAT CCTGTCACTGATCGAGCCAGGACCGGTGCACACAGAATTTGAAGCAAAGATGATTCAGGATGTGAAACAGAAGGAGTATCCTGGAGCGGATTCTGATACTGTGCATTACTTCAAGAACGTCTATCTTCCTTCTTCTGTGGACATTTTTGAGGCATTTGGACAAACACCTGATGACGTTGCTAAA tgcaccaAGAAAGTGATCGAAGCAAGTCGTCCACGTTTCCGTAATCTGACCAATCCGCTGTACACGCCAATAGTGGCACTGAAGTACGCCGATGAAACTGGAGGGCTGTCTGTTCATGCTTTCTACCACATGCTCTTTAACATGGGGCCTGTGATGCATGTCAGTATGGTTGCCATGAAGTATCTAACCTGTGGATGTCTGAGGAGAAGGACAATTTCACCAAACTGA